One Vallitalea pronyensis genomic region harbors:
- a CDS encoding twitching motility protein PilT, with product MIRLVAGDTGEGKTKDLIRMANEAVKTTKGHIVYLDGDSSHIYDLHHSIRYINVSEFPINDYKEFFGFMCGILSEDNDIEQIYVDGLLRMAHLPIENEHTEELIGKLKAVSDSLNVRFVISVNCDTTGLPVAFKEYLVA from the coding sequence ATGATAAGGTTAGTTGCTGGTGATACTGGGGAAGGTAAGACTAAGGATTTAATTCGAATGGCTAATGAAGCAGTCAAAACAACAAAGGGTCACATCGTTTATCTTGATGGGGATAGCAGTCATATTTATGATTTACATCATAGTATTCGATACATTAATGTTTCTGAGTTTCCTATAAATGATTATAAAGAATTTTTTGGTTTTATGTGTGGTATACTTTCTGAAGATAATGATATTGAACAGATTTATGTAGATGGTCTATTAAGAATGGCTCATTTACCTATTGAAAATGAACATACAGAAGAATTAATCGGAAAACTTAAGGCCGTTTCAGATAGCCTTAATGTGCGTTTTGTTATTAGCGTTAATTGCGATACAACTGGTCTGCCAGTTGCTTTTAAAGAATATTTAGTTGCATAA
- a CDS encoding VOC family protein codes for MKIIDHLNRYVSDVDKFIDFYKNALDYALIDIGTKSDGKRYAILKGDGHELFISERDLFSIETVKNFRHIGYHVDDVDGWLDTLKSKGYAHESQEIIVKPFSKQFYLKDPDGFEIDFIQWTDKQGFYRYLRDKNITCQ; via the coding sequence ATGAAAATCATTGATCATTTAAATCGGTATGTATCCGATGTTGATAAGTTTATTGACTTTTATAAGAACGCCCTAGATTATGCATTAATTGACATAGGCACAAAATCAGATGGGAAGAGGTATGCCATTCTTAAAGGCGATGGGCATGAGTTATTTATTTCTGAAAGAGATCTTTTCTCAATAGAAACAGTGAAGAACTTTAGACACATCGGTTATCATGTAGATGATGTAGATGGATGGTTGGATACTTTAAAATCAAAAGGATATGCCCATGAAAGTCAAGAAATTATTGTTAAACCTTTTTCAAAACAATTTTACTTAAAAGACCCTGATGGCTTTGAAATAGATTTCATACAATGGACAGATAAGCAGGGGTTCTATCGTTACCTAAGAGATAAAAACATTACATGTCAATGA
- a CDS encoding uroporphyrinogen decarboxylase family protein — translation MNHKANMLKAVRFERPEYIPMTFHINDACWQHYPQEELFDLIETHPFLFPDYKRPEGQYIPDFAQVASKDKPYTDDWGCLWETTVDGITGTVTKHPLQDWSSFETYRAPDPTTCMGIGPVDWLHVKEHIQKIKLNGDLAFGGLRHGHTFLQLCDIRGYQNLIFDMADQNPHLKKLIHMVEAFNLYIVNQYLDMGVDMMGYAEDLGMQKGPMISPQYFREYIKPSYQRLMKPARDKGVIVHMHSDGDLHDLIDDIIDGGVEVINMQDYVNGIDWIADKFAGKVCIELDIDRQFTTPHGTVDEIDALIREEVQKISRKEGGLMMVYGLYPGVPLKNVKALMDAMERYAFYY, via the coding sequence ATGAATCATAAAGCGAATATGTTAAAAGCTGTGAGATTTGAAAGACCAGAGTATATTCCAATGACATTCCATATTAATGATGCCTGTTGGCAGCATTATCCCCAAGAAGAGCTCTTTGATTTAATAGAAACACACCCTTTTTTATTTCCGGATTATAAACGGCCAGAAGGACAATATATACCAGATTTTGCTCAAGTTGCAAGCAAAGATAAGCCCTACACAGATGATTGGGGCTGTCTATGGGAAACAACGGTGGATGGCATCACCGGTACGGTTACCAAACACCCTCTACAAGACTGGTCATCTTTTGAAACGTATAGAGCACCTGATCCAACAACGTGTATGGGAATTGGACCGGTGGATTGGCTGCACGTTAAAGAACACATTCAAAAAATAAAGCTAAATGGTGACTTGGCTTTTGGTGGACTACGACATGGGCACACATTTCTTCAATTATGCGATATTCGAGGATACCAAAATCTAATATTTGATATGGCCGACCAGAATCCTCATTTAAAAAAACTCATTCATATGGTTGAGGCATTTAATCTCTACATTGTTAATCAATATTTGGATATGGGTGTGGATATGATGGGATATGCAGAAGATTTAGGTATGCAAAAAGGTCCTATGATATCACCTCAGTATTTTAGAGAGTACATTAAACCTAGCTATCAGAGGTTAATGAAACCAGCGCGGGATAAAGGTGTTATTGTTCATATGCATTCTGATGGGGATTTACATGATTTAATAGACGACATCATTGATGGTGGCGTGGAAGTAATAAATATGCAGGATTATGTGAATGGCATTGATTGGATTGCTGACAAATTCGCTGGTAAGGTGTGCATTGAGCTGGATATTGACCGGCAATTTACCACACCCCATGGTACAGTTGATGAAATAGATGCACTTATAAGAGAAGAAGTGCAGAAAATTAGTAGAAAAGAGGGCGGGCTCATGATGGTATATGGCTTATATCCAGGAGTACCCCTTAAGAATGTGAAGGCTCTTATGGATGCCATGGAACGCTATGCTTTTTACTATTGA
- a CDS encoding AraC family transcriptional regulator — protein sequence MMDKRNETNERCVVDFSTIDKAFSFRLAKVNYTQARKPIQTHIHPDMIEIVYLIKGEQVYHVAQEDYVVKSGEVFMTFENEPHSTGSNPEDKADFFYFIIDLDKHKHDLIGYGNHEGNCIIDLLTNPKKRIFKGNSKLNDLLDQLIEVPFDDCIYKKTRIRNLVSQLLLTTLECKTKERDLPYRNTMKYVRAYIEEHIYQHITIAELAMISGLSETRFKTKFKKECGMPPHEYVLRQKIALAKTLLSTYPRQSITDIAYTLSFSSSQYFATVFKRFTTMSPKAFRTLNKG from the coding sequence ATGATGGACAAACGTAATGAGACCAATGAACGGTGTGTGGTGGATTTTTCAACCATTGACAAAGCATTTTCTTTTAGACTTGCAAAAGTGAATTATACCCAGGCTCGAAAACCTATTCAAACACATATTCATCCAGATATGATAGAAATTGTTTATTTAATCAAAGGTGAACAGGTATACCACGTGGCTCAGGAGGATTATGTTGTTAAAAGTGGTGAGGTATTCATGACCTTTGAAAACGAACCCCATAGTACAGGCTCTAATCCAGAAGATAAGGCTGATTTTTTTTATTTTATTATTGATTTAGATAAACATAAGCATGATCTTATTGGGTATGGGAATCATGAAGGCAATTGTATTATTGATTTGTTAACCAATCCTAAAAAACGCATTTTTAAGGGAAATTCTAAGCTCAATGATCTACTTGATCAATTAATAGAAGTTCCTTTTGATGATTGCATATACAAAAAGACACGTATTCGTAACCTTGTTTCACAACTGCTATTGACTACCCTTGAATGCAAGACAAAAGAGCGTGATCTGCCCTATAGAAATACCATGAAGTATGTTAGAGCCTATATTGAAGAGCATATCTATCAACATATAACGATTGCTGAATTAGCCATGATATCTGGCTTATCAGAAACACGGTTTAAAACCAAATTTAAAAAAGAATGTGGCATGCCGCCACATGAATACGTGTTACGCCAAAAAATAGCTCTGGCTAAAACACTTTTATCAACATACCCCCGTCAATCCATAACCGATATTGCATATACCCTTTCTTTTTCATCCAGCCAATATTTTGCCACTGTATTTAAGCGCTTTACAACCATGAGTCCAAAAGCATTCAGAACCTTAAACAAGGGTTAA
- a CDS encoding M56 family metallopeptidase, whose product MSIVQMSLTASIFIMFVILLRALALNSLPKKTFVYLWIIGMLQLLVPIRIPSRFNMHSIFNHWIQGNQRSTLAISDNVPFTGLVNHFVPDKFIDVPQQDVNTIHPMVIIWGVVMVIFITYFLLSFIKSYQQLREALPIQNNDVISQWMKQQHLYRRLKIMMSDRISTPIAYGFIHPKIILPKCMDYSNKQDLEYVLTHELIHIKRFDVLWKIGGVVALCVHWFNPLVWAMYFLLDRDIEMSCDEKVIAIYGEKVKSDYALSLLKMAEQKKKFYSWHVYNNAFGKNPVKERIECIMKLNKITRLYKVLAVILVIGSLSTAVLANDKDARDKKNNNQLQSKDTNNSVINHTIKEGKTVIVDSNDPLNEEEVDNGIENLPEPYTSEEYEQEIEEFKKMIPSLIETGKYTQEELDEHIKRKERWLEEIKSSETTIYKPEIIDEYINEKGEHVTEASILITSGPKNISVDQSFFACIGDKEFGPYDTREEYRRAITSYLRDEVKSGRMTQEEADSIQSQMMQQKEIGADQPEQSI is encoded by the coding sequence TTGAGTATAGTACAAATGAGCTTAACAGCCAGTATTTTTATCATGTTTGTCATCCTATTAAGAGCACTGGCACTCAATAGCCTACCCAAAAAGACATTTGTGTATTTATGGATTATTGGAATGTTACAATTGCTAGTACCAATACGTATACCTTCACGATTTAACATGCATAGCATCTTTAATCATTGGATTCAAGGAAATCAAAGGAGTACTTTAGCCATAAGTGATAATGTACCTTTTACAGGGTTGGTCAATCATTTCGTACCAGATAAGTTCATAGATGTTCCGCAGCAAGACGTGAATACCATTCATCCAATGGTTATTATTTGGGGAGTCGTTATGGTAATATTCATCACATATTTTTTATTGTCCTTTATAAAAAGCTATCAACAGTTACGGGAGGCTCTACCTATCCAAAACAATGATGTCATATCACAATGGATGAAGCAACAGCACCTATATCGCCGGTTAAAAATTATGATGTCAGATCGCATCTCTACACCAATTGCTTATGGTTTTATCCACCCTAAAATCATTTTACCAAAGTGCATGGATTATTCCAATAAGCAGGATTTGGAATATGTGCTCACACATGAGCTCATACACATTAAACGATTTGATGTGTTGTGGAAAATAGGTGGTGTTGTAGCTTTGTGTGTACATTGGTTCAATCCTCTCGTATGGGCGATGTATTTTTTACTGGATAGAGATATTGAAATGTCTTGTGATGAAAAAGTAATAGCCATCTATGGAGAAAAGGTCAAATCGGACTATGCCTTATCCCTATTAAAGATGGCAGAACAAAAAAAGAAGTTTTACTCATGGCATGTTTATAATAATGCTTTTGGGAAAAACCCAGTAAAAGAAAGGATTGAATGTATCATGAAATTAAATAAAATAACGAGGTTATATAAAGTATTAGCAGTTATATTAGTCATTGGTTCGTTAAGTACGGCTGTCCTTGCCAATGATAAAGATGCTAGAGATAAAAAAAATAATAATCAACTTCAATCAAAAGATACCAATAATAGCGTTATCAACCATACGATAAAGGAAGGAAAAACAGTCATCGTAGATTCCAATGACCCTTTAAATGAGGAAGAGGTAGATAATGGTATAGAAAATCTACCAGAACCTTATACCTCAGAAGAATATGAACAGGAAATTGAAGAATTTAAGAAAATGATTCCTTCGTTAATTGAGACAGGAAAATATACGCAAGAAGAGCTGGATGAACACATAAAGCGAAAAGAAAGATGGCTTGAAGAAATTAAGTCTAGTGAAACGACTATATATAAACCTGAAATTATTGATGAGTATATCAATGAGAAAGGGGAGCATGTAACAGAAGCCTCAATTCTTATTACCAGCGGACCTAAAAACATTAGCGTTGATCAAAGCTTCTTTGCATGTATAGGTGATAAAGAATTTGGACCTTATGACACCAGAGAAGAATATAGGAGAGCTATAACGAGTTATTTAAGAGATGAAGTAAAAAGTGGTAGGATGACACAAGAAGAAGCCGATAGTATTCAATCTCAAATGATGCAACAAAAAGAAATAGGTGCTGATCAACCAGAACAGTCTATTTAA
- a CDS encoding DUF5698 domain-containing protein, whose product MTQNIWLGLIGLFMITAFTNILATLKTILISKKIMNPVYMVVFVDAMIFATVVTKVTSSKGFHYTAAYALGRTVGVFIGNKIEERLALGILEVDIFLKNKHKMIAIAEQLRDEGYTVNNYLARGNHGDRRYKVEVVIKRNEFKIIESIMNTCGISNPTLKIKNLTKVHGKISTTRMKTS is encoded by the coding sequence ATGACACAAAATATATGGTTAGGACTTATTGGTCTATTTATGATAACAGCATTTACAAATATTTTAGCAACACTCAAGACCATATTAATATCAAAGAAAATAATGAATCCTGTGTATATGGTTGTTTTTGTAGACGCTATGATCTTTGCCACTGTTGTGACAAAAGTAACCAGTTCCAAAGGATTTCACTATACCGCAGCATATGCGTTAGGAAGAACGGTTGGTGTATTTATTGGAAATAAGATTGAGGAAAGATTAGCTCTTGGTATCTTGGAAGTAGATATTTTCTTGAAAAATAAACATAAGATGATTGCTATTGCTGAGCAATTAAGAGATGAAGGCTATACAGTTAATAATTACTTGGCCAGAGGAAATCATGGTGACCGACGATATAAGGTAGAAGTTGTGATTAAGAGAAATGAATTTAAGATTATTGAATCCATTATGAATACTTGTGGGATAAGTAATCCTACGTTGAAAATCAAAAATCTAACGAAGGTACATGGTAAAATTTCAACAACAAGAATGAAAACATCATAA
- a CDS encoding BlaI/MecI/CopY family transcriptional regulator, whose protein sequence is MKIKLFDSERRVMEVLWENGDLSAGQLAKRLKEEIGWNRNTTYTVIKKCIDKGAIKRYEPNFMCQALISKERIQQYETNELIDKMFEGSTEKFFAAFLGNHNLSSKEIDNLKKLIEELK, encoded by the coding sequence ATGAAGATTAAACTATTTGACTCAGAGCGCAGAGTCATGGAAGTTTTATGGGAAAACGGTGATTTGTCTGCAGGTCAACTCGCCAAACGATTAAAAGAAGAAATAGGCTGGAATAGAAATACGACGTACACCGTTATAAAGAAATGTATCGACAAAGGTGCTATTAAGCGGTATGAACCTAATTTTATGTGTCAAGCACTTATCAGTAAAGAACGGATTCAACAATATGAAACAAACGAGCTAATCGACAAAATGTTTGAAGGTTCAACGGAGAAATTTTTTGCAGCTTTTCTTGGTAACCATAATCTGTCTAGTAAAGAAATTGACAATTTGAAAAAGCTGATTGAAGAGTTAAAGTGA
- a CDS encoding M14 family metallopeptidase, whose protein sequence is MDNLSKSRIREIQGLLNKLGYYTYIIDGILGNYSKNAIKNFQNDNNLNETGQLDAQTLNRIDQFIMGYVPYTIQKGDTLYNIANAFKTNVWRIIAANPGINPFMLEIGQSIIIPLNYQVVPTNVPYTYDIMENNILALKKRYPMMMYESIGESVDGRQLYHITIGNGSNHVIYNGTHHANEWITSPLLMKWLENFLEVYVRRGTIRGYNTEDIWNRATIHIVPMVNPDGVDLVINGATEYGKNKEQLIAWNFDSDDFDDWKSNIRGVDLNRNYNAGWQEYKDLEGEFGITGPGPYLFAGTAPESEPESFAMANLTRNIVTRLVLAYHTQGQVIFWQFRDLQPEVSVVIGDAFARASGYELASETLSQSLAGYKDWYIQDFRKPGYTIEAGLGENPLPLDQFDMMYENNEELLLLASII, encoded by the coding sequence TTGGACAATTTATCAAAGTCTCGAATACGTGAGATTCAAGGCTTATTAAATAAATTAGGTTACTATACTTATATTATAGATGGAATTTTGGGAAATTATTCAAAAAATGCCATAAAAAATTTTCAAAATGATAATAATTTAAATGAAACAGGCCAATTGGATGCCCAAACCTTGAATAGAATAGACCAATTTATCATGGGATATGTGCCATATACCATTCAAAAAGGTGATACCTTATACAATATAGCCAATGCTTTTAAAACGAATGTATGGCGCATTATAGCAGCTAATCCAGGTATTAATCCTTTTATGCTAGAAATTGGTCAGTCAATTATTATACCCCTTAACTATCAGGTTGTACCAACCAATGTGCCTTATACTTATGATATTATGGAAAATAACATCTTAGCATTGAAAAAACGCTATCCTATGATGATGTATGAGAGTATAGGTGAAAGTGTTGATGGTAGACAGCTCTACCATATTACCATAGGGAATGGTAGTAATCACGTTATCTACAATGGCACCCACCATGCTAATGAATGGATCACATCACCACTATTGATGAAATGGCTAGAGAATTTCTTGGAAGTATATGTGAGAAGAGGAACCATACGTGGTTATAATACGGAAGATATTTGGAACAGAGCAACCATTCATATCGTTCCAATGGTTAATCCAGATGGTGTGGATTTAGTGATTAACGGTGCTACAGAATATGGAAAAAACAAAGAGCAGTTGATTGCATGGAACTTTGATAGTGATGATTTTGATGATTGGAAATCCAATATCCGGGGCGTAGACCTTAATCGAAATTACAATGCTGGTTGGCAAGAGTATAAAGACCTAGAAGGAGAGTTTGGTATCACTGGTCCTGGTCCATACTTATTTGCAGGTACGGCTCCAGAATCAGAACCAGAATCCTTTGCTATGGCTAATCTAACACGTAATATCGTTACAAGATTAGTCTTAGCATACCATACACAAGGTCAAGTCATCTTTTGGCAATTTAGAGACCTGCAACCGGAGGTGAGTGTTGTTATTGGCGATGCTTTTGCACGGGCCAGTGGCTATGAATTAGCTTCCGAGACACTGAGCCAGAGTCTAGCAGGTTACAAAGATTGGTATATACAGGACTTTAGAAAACCTGGATACACCATTGAAGCAGGTCTGGGTGAGAATCCTTTACCACTTGATCAATTTGATATGATGTATGAGAATAATGAAGAGTTATTGTTATTAGCAAGCATTATATAG
- a CDS encoding EFR1 family ferrodoxin (N-terminal region resembles flavodoxins. C-terminal ferrodoxin region binds two 4Fe-4S clusters.), with translation MSIKIGIFYFSGTSNTQLVTGLIEEELIKQSVDVKIYNIEKIINTQQVVDMTQYDMIGIGHPIYGFGPPEMVEKWVKHLPTSQSQKVFIYKTAADNISINHNASGKIIKKLKKKNYHVFYDRIICMGSNWLTEYTHALVRQLYDAAGSKVVHMCQDILERKNRLYHPSLSLRLLTNFLNTCEDRFLARIFGKTLRATDACIHCGKCVKHCPSKNIHVKDGKIKFKWKCYLCMRCIYQCPTRAITSNIFKVFIVKKGYDIRKIVANRTNQKDNTKFAEHFKSYLEDPTL, from the coding sequence ATGAGCATAAAAATAGGCATCTTCTATTTCTCTGGTACAAGTAATACACAACTCGTTACTGGACTCATAGAAGAAGAACTGATAAAACAATCTGTTGATGTTAAGATTTATAATATTGAAAAAATCATCAATACACAACAAGTTGTCGATATGACCCAGTACGATATGATAGGTATTGGGCATCCCATATACGGTTTTGGACCACCAGAAATGGTAGAAAAATGGGTGAAACATTTACCCACTAGCCAATCACAGAAAGTATTTATCTACAAAACAGCAGCTGATAATATCTCAATTAATCATAATGCATCAGGTAAGATTATTAAGAAGCTAAAAAAGAAAAATTACCATGTATTTTATGATCGAATTATATGTATGGGATCTAACTGGTTGACAGAATACACACACGCATTGGTAAGACAATTGTATGATGCAGCAGGCAGTAAAGTTGTACATATGTGTCAAGACATACTTGAGAGGAAGAATCGCTTATATCATCCTAGCTTATCTTTGCGTTTATTAACTAATTTTCTTAATACTTGCGAAGACCGATTTCTTGCCCGGATCTTCGGTAAGACATTAAGAGCCACCGATGCATGTATCCATTGTGGTAAATGTGTTAAGCATTGTCCATCTAAGAATATTCATGTGAAAGATGGTAAGATAAAGTTCAAATGGAAATGTTACCTTTGTATGCGTTGTATCTATCAATGCCCAACCCGTGCCATTACATCCAATATATTCAAGGTGTTCATTGTCAAGAAAGGTTATGATATTAGGAAAATAGTAGCAAATAGAACCAATCAAAAAGATAATACGAAATTTGCTGAGCATTTTAAATCCTATCTAGAAGACCCAACGCTATAA
- the mgsA gene encoding methylglyoxal synthase: protein MNIGLIAHDKKKKLIQNFCIAYRNILNKHELYATGTTGRLIEEVTNLSIHKYLAGHLGGQQQLGAQIAHNQIDMVIFLRDPLSQKQHEPDPASVIRLCDIHNIPIATNLATAELLIKALERGDLEWRSVIRS, encoded by the coding sequence ATGAATATTGGTTTAATAGCTCATGATAAAAAGAAAAAATTGATACAAAATTTCTGCATTGCATATCGTAATATTCTTAATAAGCATGAATTATACGCTACAGGAACAACGGGTAGGTTAATTGAAGAGGTAACGAATCTTAGTATTCATAAGTATTTAGCTGGACATCTAGGTGGTCAGCAGCAATTAGGTGCTCAGATAGCCCATAATCAGATTGATATGGTGATTTTCTTAAGAGATCCGTTATCACAAAAACAACATGAACCAGATCCTGCATCTGTTATTCGTCTATGTGATATTCATAACATACCCATCGCAACAAATCTTGCAACTGCTGAATTATTAATTAAAGCATTAGAACGTGGCGATTTAGAATGGCGAAGCGTTATTCGTTCATAA
- a CDS encoding DUF378 domain-containing protein, giving the protein MNTRGIDIVALILVIVGAINWGLIGFFEWDLVAAIFGGMYTVASRIVYALVGIAGIYSLTFFGRIRGEM; this is encoded by the coding sequence ATGAATACTAGAGGTATTGATATAGTTGCCCTTATCTTAGTTATCGTTGGTGCAATCAACTGGGGTCTTATCGGCTTTTTCGAGTGGGACTTAGTTGCAGCTATATTTGGCGGCATGTACACAGTAGCTAGTCGTATTGTTTATGCACTAGTAGGAATCGCAGGTATATATTCATTAACATTCTTCGGAAGAATTCGAGGAGAAATGTAA
- a CDS encoding nuclear transport factor 2 family protein — protein MDFRVTLSYHLESLQERKLDDYLKTVCLDKVLLIMPDGKLINNGNQFIELHKNWFAKTNWKMECEIVKIAEGTEIAYTLIKVHYEELDENDNPTTMDYYLNLIFKKFDNRWLLIHDQNTVFEK, from the coding sequence ATGGATTTTAGGGTAACCCTTAGTTATCATCTAGAGTCGCTACAAGAAAGAAAACTGGATGATTATTTGAAGACAGTATGTTTAGACAAAGTATTATTAATTATGCCAGATGGTAAACTCATTAATAACGGTAATCAATTTATTGAGCTTCACAAAAACTGGTTTGCGAAAACAAACTGGAAAATGGAGTGTGAGATTGTAAAGATAGCAGAGGGCACTGAGATCGCTTATACACTGATAAAGGTACATTATGAAGAACTTGATGAAAATGATAACCCAACAACGATGGACTATTATTTAAATCTTATATTTAAGAAATTCGATAATAGATGGTTACTTATTCATGACCAGAATACCGTATTTGAAAAATAA
- a CDS encoding class I SAM-dependent methyltransferase encodes MNREQLKAIWKKEELQCFSGWDFLYLNGRWEEEPLPWNYKSMINTYLKPSYKLLDMGTGGGEFLLALGHPYKHTSVTENWPPNVKLCKERLTPLGIHVHQVDDDACLPFEHNTFDIIINRHESYVSSELKRILKPHGIFITQQVGGDNNKALSWRLTKHPNNSYDSITLDNMSTDLVHHGFQILHQQEYRPYLRFFDIGALVYFAKIIDWEFPNFSVDGCLDTLYELQEELDHTSYIQSTEHRIVIVSKLHK; translated from the coding sequence ATGAATAGAGAACAATTAAAAGCTATATGGAAAAAAGAAGAACTACAATGTTTTAGCGGATGGGATTTTTTATATCTTAATGGAAGATGGGAAGAAGAGCCCTTACCATGGAACTATAAAAGTATGATAAACACTTACTTAAAACCCAGTTATAAACTATTGGATATGGGAACTGGTGGTGGTGAATTCTTATTAGCCCTTGGTCACCCCTATAAGCATACTTCTGTTACAGAAAATTGGCCACCTAATGTGAAACTATGCAAGGAACGTTTAACACCATTAGGTATACATGTTCATCAAGTAGATGATGATGCTTGCCTACCTTTTGAACATAACACCTTTGATATCATTATTAATCGACATGAGTCTTATGTCTCCAGTGAGCTAAAAAGAATACTGAAACCTCATGGTATTTTTATTACACAACAAGTTGGTGGCGACAACAACAAAGCCTTATCTTGGCGTCTTACTAAGCATCCTAACAATTCATATGACTCTATTACACTAGATAATATGTCTACGGACTTGGTTCATCATGGCTTTCAGATTTTACACCAACAGGAATACCGTCCTTATTTACGATTTTTTGATATTGGTGCTTTGGTCTATTTTGCCAAAATTATTGATTGGGAGTTCCCTAACTTCTCGGTTGATGGTTGCTTAGATACGCTTTATGAGCTTCAAGAAGAACTTGATCATACCTCTTATATTCAAAGCACTGAACATCGAATTGTGATTGTATCGAAACTTCATAAATAG